In the genome of Arabidopsis thaliana chromosome 4, partial sequence, the window AGGACCAATGCTTTAACATTTTGGTTGGCTTGAACGAAACAAAGGCAGTGATAGACTCGTTGCAAGTTCATTTTAAGCGTAGTAACTGGATTTTAATCATTTCACTTGAAATTGAACTGTCTCTGAATTCAATTGAATGGTCTAAAAAGTGGAATTTTGTAgtaagaaaaccctaaaaatgcCGATTAAGTTCCCACATGAATGAAGAGAATGCTCGGATTTTACCTGAATGAAGAGATATGTATTTCTTTCTAACTTGTGTTCTGTGATATGCGTCTACAGATAAAGAAAAGCAAGTAAGAGATGCTTCCGTTGAAAAGGCAAGTGATAAGAATCGTCAGGGATCTAGGAAGGGCCGAGCATCCAAGAGGAACGAGTATGGGAAAACCAAGGAAATAGATGTAGATGCACCTGGGCCTATTGTTATGAAACCTTCATCCCAAACCAAGAAGAGGGTGCAGCTGCTCCAGAATCTGTCTGCTGAAAGTTTAACTAAACCTACTGAGTCTGTTGAAACAGCTGAAAAACCCAAGGACTACACTGAAAACACTGTGATTCGTTTGGATGAGCATCCATCTCTGAATAAAGAAGGAAATCTTTCACCCTTCTTTTGGTtgagagatgaagatgatgggGAGAACTCAAGTCAGCGTACAGAAAGTGATCAACTTTTAGGGACTACACCAGTTAATGTTCCCTCTTTCAGCGATTTGATGGACTCAGATCATGAGAGCCCATCGAAGGTCCATACTCAAAAACCTCAATAGCCTTTTTAGTGCTATCTTTCAGGATTCATATTGCATTATATTGTTCTGTAGTATTGATACATTCTACACTAGTTTATGATAGAAATGTGTTTGATAAATGTTAGTTATGCGGTGGAGGTTATCTTTGATTTAGATTGAATACTGCGAGTTAAAAGGTCTTTGACACATTTATTACTCATAAAAGTCATACTCAGTTACATGGAATTCCCTCATTCTATCCAATATCCTAAAAAAGTGTCGGATCCTTTGATCTTACTTTTTTTCCGATGAATGTTTCAGGAAGACGAGCAACAAAAGCCCAATCCAGGTGACATGTTTGATAGCGAAATGTTTGAATGGACTCAGAGGCCTTGTTCTCCGGAGATTCTACCTAGTCCTGTGAAGGCCAAGGTAAAGGCTGTTCTTCACTCTGGTACAGCAaggtctttttgttttctatgatAGTGTCATCAAGTGTGTTGAAATGAACTCAAATTTCATCGATTTGCAGGTCCTAGGTAGAGATGAGATTGATCTTACTCAAAAGAAGCTACCTAAAGTTAAAGTTGCATCATCCAAATGTAAAAACCGCAAAGCAGGAAGTGCAAGAAATACAGTTGCTAGACGAAGCATTGGGGTTTCACAAGAGGACAACATGGAATCATCTGCAGCAGCAACCATTAGTGAGCAACAAGATAGTCGTGGGACTTCTGGCACAATTATCAGGAATGATGTGAATACTGATGAAAATGTGAAAGCTAAAAGAGCTACAAGAAGCAAGGCTCAGAGTACACGAGTTCAGTCTGATCTAAATGTATCCAATGAAGCTGATGGGAAGCAGGGGACAAAGAGGAAAAGATCTAGCATTAAATCCTCTCCAGCTCACCCAATCGCAGGACCTAATGAGCTCTCACTTGGAACAGAAATTGTGGGAAAGGGGGATCAGGATCAAGCCCATGGTCCATCTGATACACATCCTGAAAAACGAAGTCCCACCGAGAAACCCTCTCTGAAGAAGAGGGGAAGAAAATCCAATGCAAGCTCCTCTTTAAAAGATCTATCtggaaaaacacaaaagaagacttcagagaagaaattgaaactaGATTCCCATATGATCTCAAGCAAAGCTACACAACCGCATGGAAATGGTATTCTAACTGCTGGGTTGAATCAAGGGGGTGATaaacaagattcaagaaacaaTAGGAAATCCACTGTGGGTAAAGACGATCATACCATGCAAGTTATAGAGAAATGCTCAACGATAAACAAGTCTTCATCTGGAGGCAGTGCACATTTGCGACGATGTAATGGATCTTTAACGAAGAAATTCACATGTGCCTTTTGTCAGTGTTCAGAAGACACAGAGGTTGAATTCACTATCTCACATTGGAGTCCTAGATGTAGCCCTTTGTTGACTTTTATCATATTATTAATTGGAATGTTATATGAACAGGCTTCAGGAGAAATGACTCACTACTACAGAGGTGAACCTGTCTCTGCGGATTTTAATGGTGGGTCTAAGGTCATACATGTTCACAAAAACTGTGCTGAATGGTAAGAAATCTGGATAGTAATTATCCGCTCATGCCTTTTGACATCATTTAAAATGCTTGAATGACACATGTGCTTCTGATACACCACTGACTGAACGTAAAAAActgttttgcatttttcagGGCTCCAAATGTATACTTCAACGACCTTACCATAGTGAATCTTGATGTGGAGTTGACAAGAAGCCGGAGAATAAGTTGCAGCTGCTGTGGGCTTAAAGGCGCAGCACTTGGTTGTTACAATAAGAGTTGCAAGAATAGTTTTCATGTTACGTGTGCAAAACTCATACCAGAATGCAGATGGGACAATGTAAGTGTTGCATATATTGTAGAAGCTCTATATAGTCCCTTACACAGTTCTTTTAACACATTTTCTTATCAACAGGTAAAATTTGTAATGCTATGCCCTTTGGATGCATCCATTAAGTTGCCCTGTGAAGAGGCTAATTCAAAAGACAGGAAATGCAAGCGTACTCCTAAAGAGTATGCAATTTTATCTACTGATAAGGATTATGATGTGATTCCAATATTTGAAATTAGACAGCTGACAATAGATCATTGTTTTCTCTAGACCACTGCACTCTCAGCCTAAACAAGTATCTGGAAAAGCTAACATCCGTGAGCTCCATATCAAGCAGTTCCATGGATTTTCCAAGAAATTGGTCTTATCTTGCTCAGGGCTCACAGTTGAAGAGAAGGTATGGATATATCTACTCTTTTACTATATGCAACACTCGAGCTGAAACTTGTATTTGATGGATGGCTTTGATTGCAGACTGTTATTGCAGAATTTGCGGAACTGTCTGGAGTTACGATCTCAAAAAACTGGGATTCAACTGTTACACATGTTATTGCATCAATCAATGAAAACGGAGCCTGCAAAAGGACCCTCAAATTCATGATGGCAATCTTGGAGGGGAAATGGATACTAACCATTGATTGTCAGTATTCTTAACCCATTAGCAACGAAACATATATGTTTGCAATCTGACAATCAACAAATTGTCTAAGTGTTGTCTATCTTTTCTTGCAGGGATTAAGGCGTgtatgaaaaatacaaaatatgtaAGCGAGGAGCCATATGAGATCACTATGGATGTTCATGGAATACGAGAAGGACCTTATCTTGGAAGACAAAGAGCTTTGAAAAAGGTTAGCTTCGTCTCTCTTTGATGCTCTCTATGACACAACCAACTTGATAATAATTCATCTAAGTGGTTTCATTCTCCGTTATGCAGAAGCCAAAACTTTTTACTGGACTTAAGTTTTACATCATGGGAGATTTCGAGCTTGCTTACAAAGGATATCTTCAAGATCTGATTGTAGCAGCAGGAGGAACAATCTTGCGTAGGCGGCCTGTTTCTTCTGATGATAATGAAGCTTCAACAATCGTAGTATTTAGTGTTGAGCCTAGCAAGAAGAAAACTCTGACCCAAAGAAGATCTGATGCTGAAGCCTTGGCTAAATCTGCTAGAGCCAGAGCTGCAAGCAGTTCATGGGTTTTGGATTCTATTGCAGGTTGCCAAATTTTAGTCTTGATATAAAATAGTGAGACCATCTTTGTGTTTATTctgttgttacttgtttgtAGGATTATGGAGAATTGTGTTAATACAaggatttttcattttaattatatttataaggaTTATTTATAGAATGCAATGGCAAttaaccttttttatttattaataatatctATAAATATGGAGAGCAATGTCATCATCAACATTTCTGATATGAGCCCAAGTCTCTTTCTAGAGGATTATGTTAATTGTTGGAAGTTGGTTTCTTTTAATCAATAGAGACCCTTGTATAGGTCTTCATACAACTTATATATAACACTAATgcataaaagaaaacacttcaacatataaaaaaggaaaatatgaaaaccaaATTCATAAAGTGAAACaccaaaactaattaattaaaacgtCATAACCATTTCCTAATCAACCTAACAATAGTCACGTATCAATTTCTTACATGTTCAAGAAAACGTTGAGTTTGTTGgattttttggtgtttctttttcttctcttcctgaAATTGGTGGCATATTGGTTATTACCATATCACCATGAATTtcagaagaggaagaaacacaaacagaTCTAAGAAACTCATTGTTCTCTTTAACATGTAagaatgttgatgatgattaaCTTGTTGGgttgtgaaaaataaaataaaaacttacttGTTGGATATCAACAGAAAGcatatggaaaaaaacaaaaattatttacttttgcCTGCTTAGCTTCACGATAACTTCAATCAACCGGTAAGTTCCTAAAATCTCAACCATGagtttatagtttttgttgtaaaCAGAATTTGATTCTATCTTAGTTACACATTGGACACACTTGTGGTGTCGACGTAACTCAGATCACACCAAATTCTGCTACTTCAACATCTATATCTCAAACTGCattaattcaaaaaacaacttagataagatgaaaaaaattaacattaagAAAGTGGCCATTTTAGCTCTAGAAGAAAATCAGAGATAACTATGTTTTTCTTGCTAACAACTTCAACTTGTaactatttatattaatattttttaaagttcttaccatatatatattaatccaatcaatcttttttttctcaaaaatcaaTTAGTGTGTGGTCAAAGaaataatcaattaatataGAAATTCATTAAATTGTTGgtaaaaagtcaaaaaaagttttttcaaaattatctaattaagactataaaatattatatttcagTTAGTTTCTAAGttttacataaatttatattgGTCATAATAGATATGAcaacttattttatttggatttatCTATCTAATTTATTATCAACTACTAGTTGATTGACATTTTAGGAATTCATTGTCATATATCATAGTACTATGTATTTTTGATACTTTCAGATATGAAataatacattattttttacaaatttaaacaaacattatatttCTCCCTTTTACCTATTTAGTATTGTAAGAATTATGAATATATAGATGTgtatacataaaataatataattatgtatGTGAAACATACATAAAGATATCAAAGTTTTAACAGATTACAGATTATTAGTCAAATTACAGATTATAAATCCGTAATTTGTTGCCTATAAGACTAATTAAAAGCATGGTTTCAATTTCACTCCTTCATCATGGAAATTGTTTCAATTTCCTGTATTTACGTATAATGGTTGTAATGGATTGTTTATGTATCTTGTAAACactttttgatataaatatatttgaaaaagggaaaaaaagatATCATAGTTTATATTGGTTCATGATCAAGAAAGATGGAGATTGCAAAACAACGAAATGGTGATTACTagattattatattattttacaatAGATTCGAAACAACAACGACTCAAACcttaataattcaaaataaatagaaaacataaaagagaaacgaagactcaaaataaaactgaGACATTGacttattttataagaaaaggaaaaaacagatAATATTGTTAAGATTCAAGGACCATCCTTCTCCAGATGACAAGGATGCATAATCACAGAGTTGCGGTATCTGATCTTCTTGTTATCATGGTTCACATTCATGTCAGATCCTCTGCTACTTCCACTAGTGCTATCGTTATTATAATTCATGTTCATAGTGTTGTTGAAGCTCTGGTTCCACTTGAATTGATCCACTGGATTCATGTGATAACCGTAGCCACCAACTTGTTGGTTGACCAAAAGATTATCGGACCCAACATCGTAATAGTCTTGCTCAAATGATCCATCATGGAAAGCTAAGCGATGATTTGGTCGAACAGTTCGAGTTGGATGCAAATTTGTTACCATACCACCATGAATATCATACAAAGAACCAAAAAGGTTCCCAACAGCACcaacagaagatgaagatgaagcacCAAAAGATCCAACAAGATGAACGTTTTCTTGAACATTAGAGAAAGGTTGATTGTTACCTCGTTGGGTCTCAACAGAAACCATCCGAGCAACCGAAGGTTGATTTACCCTTGCCCGTTTGGCACGACTACTTCCACCAATTGGTATGTTTCTTAAAGCCCCACCATGAGTCCAGTATCTACGACAGTTCTTGCAGAAGTATCGTGGCTGAAACTCACAGTAGTTGttgtaataacaaaatttagtattatCAGAATCACACCTTGCACACACtcgaggtggtggtggtgggggcTTCACATCATTCACTTGATTGTCTTCATTTGCGAAAACATTCAAGTTATCCATTTCTctcaaaaagtttttgattttctcttattAAGAAAAGACTTGAGTTATAAGATCTTGTTGTGGAGAGTGTCTTCTTATAtaggtttttgtttagtgAAAATCTAAGAAGAGTATGTTTTGGGTTTAAGAAAGTGAGATTATGAGCAAAACGTGTCAAAGATTGTTTATTGATCAAATCTACACACCAGAAACCTTTGGCTAAGTTTAGTcaaaaactaaagttttttattcttaaCTCTTGTTTGTCtataaaaaaatggtgaatcaaaatataatttaatgaattagtcatataaacaaaataaaatctaaagatATTGATAGTGTAATGATAATTGAATATCAAAATAGCATAAATTGCATACATTTACTATAACAGATAGGTTTTATGTGACGCGTGTACTCACACTCTATTTCATGGTGCgttttataaatacatattataagatttgcttatatatagaatagaTACAGGGGTTGGAATAGAAAAAATTTAGTAGTTAACAATTCATAATATCAAGATAATATATAGGAAATCTAACCATAGTACATatgttttaaattgaaaataacCTATTTTTAGAAATCGACAAAAGacctaattaattaatctttaTAAAGATTTAGTTTAATAGTGATTTGTTgaggaaataaaatatattgtgtGTCGAGCGCGTTATTTTCACTCGTGTTATTATTGGTGCATCAGAAAGATTTGtcaaaaaactttcttttataaaatttcaatactTTAAATTGGATACTACTCGTGAGAATAGAGGAGGtttaaattaagaatattgtctattaaattatatagatAAATAGACAATGCTAGCAAATGTCTTTGCACCACTTGTAGCTACTTTAGAcaaagaatacaaaaacagtttttaattcatttgatCTCATGGACCGGCTTTAGAGGTAACTCAACGGCCCGACAATGGCCCAACTAACTCAACGGATAAGATCACATGTCTTTTGGGCCTTTTCTACTTGTTAACGTCAGCAATATAGCAGAGGTAAGCGGCTACTGAAGTTGAACGAAAACACTGACTAAAGCGATTTCAAATTTCTGATCAGAACCAAGTCAGGCAAATCTTTTAACTATCTAGAATACAACATGGTTTTATAGCTTTttcatgaaatatatattaaactcaAGACACAATAAAACAATGCTGCAAAAAAAAGCTGAGTTGAAATCTCACCGTCTGAATTACATTTGTATGACTCTCCGTAAGGgtaatttttatgtaatgggttttttttcgaaaaatcATTTGCTCTGAGACTATTAAGTGACTAGTGAGGTTTTGGAACAAACCCATCAACCGCAAAATTTCTAGTAGCTGAAGGAATGGCTAGGCGTACTCCATCTAGCTCTGGTTTTGCGATGACTTGACATCCCAATCGCGAcctatataaattttcaaaggaacatgttaatatttttcaatgacACCCGACCAAAACCATTTAAAGCGTAGAATAGAGAACTCACGTTGCTGTTAACCCGAAAGCGAGATCTAGCATATCATTCTCTTCATCTGTTGGTTCTTCGAGTTTGTTGTAGTATTTGGTGTCCTATTACGATTACAGTTTCAACTATTTGGTAAAACTCAGTTCATGATATTCTATGCAGATGAGTGTTTGTAAGGGCAAGTGAGTTTTACCATAACAATCACATGGCAGGTTGAACACGCTAGAGAACCTTCACATGCCCCTGAAGagtaataaagaagaaacaacgCATAAATTTCCAATGAAAAGATCAATCTGAGATATTAGTTACTATCTTGCATTATGCGAAAAAGCATCATTGGACAAAGAGGAATAAATGGAGGAAAAATCGTACCTTCGAGTTCTATATCATTTTCATGAGCAGCTTCAAGGATGTTCATTCCTACTGGAACCTTGATATGAATTTCCTCTCCATCTTTATCAACAAAGGTAACGTTTATCCTGAAAAAAATACGAAATACATGTATCTTACATTCAGGCGAGAGTGCTGTTGTCTCATTTTTCGTTGTTGTCAAGAGTTGAATGTTTTCTGAGATAAATTTGAACctacttttctgttttttcgCCACCTTTCTCAGAGGTAGTGCTGAAAGATGTACAAAACTTATGATTATTCGAGAATAATGCTTCCTTAAAACTCCTAGTTTGCCTTTGCAGCATTGGCTGTCGAGATGAAAGAGCAAagatattaaactaaaatcaaatatgtaaGAGAACAGCGCAAGTCACCAAAAACCCAAGCTTCATAGCTAAGTCACTTCTAAGCAACAGACTCAGGCATTTGCTAGCACCTTGAGCCAAAGCAAAACCCTTTAATTCTCTCTATTGGTTGCTGAACATATCTTATCATTAAGCATCACATATCTATAACTGGCTAAACCATTTCATGATACGGACAAAGATGGTGTATATCTTACAAGCTCCTCAGATTcctaacaaaaccaaactcagTATCAACAAGCTTTTAGCCTTTTACCTAATCTACAATTCAGTCGGAGCCGACCAATTAAGAATTAACAACTCATATCTTAACGCTTGATCGTAAATGGAAAGTGCCATGTCTAGTGAGTGAACTTAATAAGATTCATATGAAAATGCAACCTAGAAATAAAACCAATGCAATAAATTTTCATAACTGGGATTCAGAGAGCTCAGACTAACCGAAGATTGAAGATACTGGCCATAAGACCTTTGAAGAATCCTCTTTCCACACATTGACAAATGTCTCTCTGCCCAAAAGTTAAATCACGCAAACAGTACATGAGCTCTTTACTAAAAGCAGAGAACAAATTCAACCAAAAAGTTGTAAACAGATTGAGATAGTTTATACCTCTTGGGAGCTCTTTAACAATGCGAGAACCTAATCTTGATAGCCTATGGAAGACCATGTTTTTGGCGCCGTCCAAAGGTATAAGCTTTAAACCTCGAagcaattcaaaattaaaccTAAAATGAGTGCAAACAAAATAAGCCAAGAATCTAAACATCTGGAAACAGAAACATTTTCTCCAGGTGATATAACGAAGAATCGACGAATCAAAAATGAacacagagaagagaaaggttATTACTTTTTGAAAGGTTCGACAAAAGCAGAGGTTTTTGGGGAGCTCGAAGATGGAGGAAAATGAGTAAAAGAGGATTTAGGGTTCGTACGTGGCGAAGAAAGACCAAACCTACTCCGTCGCAAAGTCTCAGCTGATTACTTTCTCTCTTCCACCAGAAGAATTCTAAACCCTTCTGGTTTATTCTTCGACGTTCCGacaaatttctcaaaaccGTACCGAACCGGATCAGACCAATTTAAACCGATTCTCGTGGCACTTGTGTTTTGCTAAGAGaactacttttttttcatgttacaAAACTTTAGAATCTTCACACAATGAAACTCTTATTAATATAATCCTCAAAATCGCATTGTTATACAAATTGTctatcaaatcaagaaaagaaaaaagacaactcctcaaaaccaaaaagattgtCGAGAAAGTAACAAACGAAAGGGGAAGAGGAGAGCTTGGATTTGCTTCAGTGAAGCCTAGTGAGTTCTTCAACTCTCTTGCACAACTCTTCCACTTGAACATCCATACCTTT includes:
- the MFDX2 gene encoding MITOCHONDRIAL FERREDOXIN 2 (MITOCHONDRIAL FERREDOXIN 2 (MFDX2); FUNCTIONS IN: electron carrier activity, iron-sulfur cluster binding, 2 iron, 2 sulfur cluster binding; LOCATED IN: mitochondrion; EXPRESSED IN: 22 plant structures; EXPRESSED DURING: 13 growth stages; CONTAINS InterPro DOMAIN/s: Ferredoxin (InterPro:IPR001041), Adrenodoxin (InterPro:IPR001055), Beta-grasp fold, ferredoxin-type (InterPro:IPR012675), Adrenodoxin, iron-sulphur binding site (InterPro:IPR018298); BEST Arabidopsis thaliana protein match is: mitochondrial ferredoxin 1 (TAIR:AT4G05450.1); Has 4465 Blast hits to 4465 proteins in 1193 species: Archae - 2; Bacteria - 2196; Metazoa - 247; Fungi - 137; Plants - 77; Viruses - 0; Other Eukaryotes - 1806 (source: NCBI BLink).), which produces MVFHRLSRLGSRIVKELPRERHLSMCGKRILQRSYGQYLQSSPMLQRQTRSFKEALFSNNHKFCTSFSTTSEKGGEKTEKINVTFVDKDGEEIHIKVPVGMNILEAAHENDIELEGACEGSLACSTCHVIVMDTKYYNKLEEPTDEENDMLDLAFGLTATSRLGCQVIAKPELDGVRLAIPSATRNFAVDGFVPKPH
- the DOF4.5 gene encoding Dof-type zinc finger domain-containing protein (Dof-type zinc finger domain-containing protein; CONTAINS InterPro DOMAIN/s: Zinc finger, Dof-type (InterPro:IPR003851); BEST Arabidopsis thaliana protein match is: Dof-type zinc finger domain-containing protein (TAIR:AT4G21040.1); Has 1085 Blast hits to 1084 proteins in 60 species: Archae - 0; Bacteria - 0; Metazoa - 0; Fungi - 0; Plants - 1074; Viruses - 0; Other Eukaryotes - 11 (source: NCBI BLink).), with the translated sequence MDNLNVFANEDNQVNDVKPPPPPPRVCARCDSDNTKFCYYNNYCEFQPRYFCKNCRRYWTHGGALRNIPIGGSSRAKRARVNQPSVARMVSVETQRGNNQPFSNVQENVHLVGSFGASSSSSVGAVGNLFGSLYDIHGGMVTNLHPTRTVRPNHRLAFHDGSFEQDYYDVGSDNLLVNQQVGGYGYHMNPVDQFKWNQSFNNTMNMNYNNDSTSGSSRGSDMNVNHDNKKIRYRNSVIMHPCHLEKDGP
- the BRCA1 gene encoding breast cancer susceptibility1 (breast cancer susceptibility1 (BRCA1); FUNCTIONS IN: ubiquitin-protein ligase activity; INVOLVED IN: DNA repair, response to gamma radiation; LOCATED IN: intracellular, nucleus; EXPRESSED IN: 9 plant structures; EXPRESSED DURING: 4 anthesis, F mature embryo stage, petal differentiation and expansion stage, E expanded cotyledon stage, D bilateral stage; CONTAINS InterPro DOMAIN/s: Zinc finger, RING-type, conserved site (InterPro:IPR017907), BRCA1 (InterPro:IPR011364), Zinc finger, RING-type (InterPro:IPR001841), Zinc finger, C3HC4 RING-type (InterPro:IPR018957), BRCT (InterPro:IPR001357); BEST Arabidopsis thaliana protein match is: breast cancer associated RING 1 (TAIR:AT1G04020.2); Has 8999 Blast hits to 8407 proteins in 1134 species: Archae - 0; Bacteria - 191; Metazoa - 6557; Fungi - 520; Plants - 721; Viruses - 32; Other Eukaryotes - 978 (source: NCBI BLink).), giving the protein MADTSHLERMGRELKCPICLSLYNSAVSLSCNHVFCNACIVKSMKMDATCPVCKIPYHRREIRGAPHMDSLVSIYKNMEDASGIKLFVSQNNPSPSDKEKQVRDASVEKASDKNRQGSRKGRASKRNEYGKTKEIDVDAPGPIVMKPSSQTKKRVQLLQNLSAESLTKPTESVETAEKPKDYTENTVIRLDEHPSLNKEGNLSPFFWLRDEDDGENSSQRTESDQLLGTTPVNVPSFSDLMDSDHESPSKEDEQQKPNPGDMFDSEMFEWTQRPCSPEILPSPVKAKVLGRDEIDLTQKKLPKVKVASSKCKNRKAGSARNTVARRSIGVSQEDNMESSAAATISEQQDSRGTSGTIIRNDVNTDENVKAKRATRSKAQSTRVQSDLNVSNEADGKQGTKRKRSSIKSSPAHPIAGPNELSLGTEIVGKGDQDQAHGPSDTHPEKRSPTEKPSLKKRGRKSNASSSLKDLSGKTQKKTSEKKLKLDSHMISSKATQPHGNGILTAGLNQGGDKQDSRNNRKSTVGKDDHTMQVIEKCSTINKSSSGGSAHLRRCNGSLTKKFTCAFCQCSEDTEASGEMTHYYRGEPVSADFNGGSKVIHVHKNCAEWAPNVYFNDLTIVNLDVELTRSRRISCSCCGLKGAALGCYNKSCKNSFHVTCAKLIPECRWDNVKFVMLCPLDASIKLPCEEANSKDRKCKRTPKEPLHSQPKQVSGKANIRELHIKQFHGFSKKLVLSCSGLTVEEKTVIAEFAELSGVTISKNWDSTVTHVIASINENGACKRTLKFMMAILEGKWILTIDWIKACMKNTKYVSEEPYEITMDVHGIREGPYLGRQRALKKKPKLFTGLKFYIMGDFELAYKGYLQDLIVAAGGTILRRRPVSSDDNEASTIVVFSVEPSKKKTLTQRRSDAEALAKSARARAASSSWVLDSIAGCQILVLI